The following are encoded together in the Lactuca sativa cultivar Salinas chromosome 1, Lsat_Salinas_v11, whole genome shotgun sequence genome:
- the LOC128128095 gene encoding uncharacterized protein LOC128128095 has product MEISDDHLNTKMINVFLDDGIDVLMFGMLAMLKSYNYYDKGEERLEIRMSVSIIVKNRVTSTLLYLLLLHVVDVLSRFLATLSQERAFPLNHQIELSQLRDRDSLRHSRILNKYYDPRGGVAFAILGTYDLPVVWWHYIINLESISVNGQTLIFSLNYNKGNNKYTLCCMTLQAPQHVLIMGALTISTLKMGFGYSTFGTRHFIKTNRPVDGVLGLGQQGIYVISEISSQGIAPNSFTHCLAGDGGGAFGPWYTNHA; this is encoded by the exons atggaaatttcgg ATGACCATCTTAACACTAAAATGATAAATGTTTTTCTTGATGATGGAATTGATGTGCTGATGTTTGGAATGCTTGCAATGTTGAAATCATAT AATTACTATGATAAAGGGGAAGAAAGACTAGAGATAAGGATGTCGGTTTCTATTATTGTCAAAAATCGGGTTACTTCGACATTACTCTATCTCCTGTTGTTGCATGTCGTCGATGTTCTTTCTAGGTTTTTGGCCACTCTCTCGCAAGAAAGAGCTTTTCCCCTGAACCATCAGAttgagttgagtcaactcagagATAGAGATAGTTTAAGACACAGTAGGATATTAAACAAGTATTATGATCCACGGGGTGGTGTTGCATTCGCTATACTAGGAACTTATGATCTTCCTGTTGTTTG GTGGCATTATATTATAAATTTGGAGAGCATTTCGGTCAATGGTCAAACATTAATATTTTCACTAAATTACAACAAGGGGAACAACAAGTATACCTTATGCTGCATGACCCTACAAGCACCCCAACATGTTCTCATAATGGGTGCACTTACAATCTCCACTTTAAAAATGGGATTTGG CTATAGCACATTTGGAACTAGACACTTCATTAAAACTAACCGACCAGTTGATGGGGTTTTGGGTTTAGGTCAGCAAGGTATATATGTCATTTCCGAAATTTCTTCACAAGGGATTGCACCAAATTCATTTACACATTGTCTTGCCGGTGATGGAGGTGGGGCTTTTGGTCCTTGGTACACCAATCATGCCTGA